A portion of the Misgurnus anguillicaudatus chromosome 16, ASM2758022v2, whole genome shotgun sequence genome contains these proteins:
- the LOC129422937 gene encoding interferon-inducible GTPase 5-like encodes MLRVSQLTEICESVMPDGTVAAIATESHLIQNGDKRTSLISSQTAASTCNTQPLIAALKTSSLLLIGYKCVLVVGPSSFPKRFSNIVDSAFKLNIAVTGESGSGKSTFVNAFRGLGDEDEGSAKTGVVETTMNPEVYHHPKYKNVKMWDLPGIGTPNFKANEYLQHVKFECYDFFIIIASDRFRECHAQLAIEIMRMRKKFYFVRSKIDVDINAEKNKKTFDQEKTLETIRQDCNKGLKAVGVEDPVVFLISGYDLGKYDFNLLHERIEKELPQLKRHVLLLAVPNITLDIIEKKKKALKKNIVKVAFLSAAVAAVPLPGLSIVADLVLVKDEISRVFGLDRESLKRFCEQFGHSIETVNSLIESVWVKGCFTESLIDLLSATSLFVTAEAVGQVFACIPVIGSLVAGGLSFTAFLMLQKVLNEIAKDARKLLHLKEHAHILGI; translated from the exons atgctacgagtgagccaGCTGACTGAG ATCTGTGAATCTGTCATGCCTGATGGGACCGTGGCTGCCATAGCAACAGAATCTCATCTTATCCAGAATGGCGACAAGAGGACAAGTCTGATAAGCAGCCAAACAGCTGCCAGCACATGCAACACACAACCCCTCATTGCAGCCTTAAAG acaagctccttactgctgattggctataagtgtgttttggtagtcggcccatcttcttttccaaagcgtttttcaaacatcgtggactccgcctttaagttaaATATTGCTGTGACGGGCGAGTCCGGTTCTGGAAAGTCCACATTTGTCAATGCTTTCAGGGGTTTAGGAGATGAAGACGAGGGTTCTGCCAAAACAGGTGTAGTGGAGACCACAATGAATCCAGAGGTTTACCATCacccaaaatacaaaaatgtgaaaatgtggGATCTCCCTGGAATTGGAACACCAAACTTCAAAGCCAACGAGTATCTTCAACATGTTAAGTTTGAATGTTATGATTTTTTCATTATCATTGCTTCAGATCGGTTCAGAGAATGCCACGCCCAGCTGGCCATTGAGATCATGAGAATGAGGAAGAAGTTTTACTTTGTACGTTCTAAGATTGATGTGGACATAAATGctgaaaagaacaaaaaaacatttgatcaAGAAAAGACACTGGAAACTATTCGGCAGGACTGTAATAAAGGACTAAAAGCAGTCGGTGTAGAGGATCCTGTTGTTTTCTTGATCTCTGGCTATGACCTTGGCAAGTATGACTTCAATTTACTGCATGAGAGGATTGAAAAAGAGCTTCCACAGCTTAAGAGACACGTGCTGCTGTTAGCTGTGCCAAACATCACACTGGATATAATTGAGAAAAAGAAGAAAGCACTAAAGAAAAACATTGTAAAAGTAGCCTTCCTGTCAGCAGCAGTGGCAGCAGTTCCTCTTCCTGGTCTTTCAATTGTAGCAGATTTAGTCCTTGTAAAAGATGAGATAAGCAGGGTCTTTGGTTTGGATAGGGAATCTCTAAAGAGGTTTTGTGAACAATTTGGTCATAGCATAGAAACTGTAAACAGCCTAATTGAATCTGTTTGGGTCAAAGGATGTTTTACAGAGTCACTCATAGACTTGCTGAGTGCAACATCACTTTTTGTAACAGCAGAGGCTGTTGGACAGGTTTTTGCCTGTATCCCTGTTATAGGCTCTCTGGTGGCAGGGGGATTGTCGTTTACTGCCTTTCTAATGTTACAAAAAGTTCTAAATGAAATAGCAAAAGATGCCAGGAAGTTGTtgcacttaaaggaacacgcccacattttgggaatttag